The stretch of DNA TTGAATCCACTAGCCTTGCAAATCCGTATACCTCCTATTCTTATATGACGCTGGCTTCCTGTGACAGGCTATGACACTAATGTGTCCCAACAGCAGGAACGAAAAATGATGGAACCCAAAGTCGAGCATATTGTCGTCGTAGGGGCCGGCTTCGCGGGTCTGCAACTGATCCATGGACTGAAAGGCTCCGGCGTCAGAATCACCCTAATCGACCAGCGTAATCATCATCTCTTCCAGCCTCTCCTTTATCAGGTTGCGACGACAATATTGGCAACGTCGGAAATCGCATGGCCGATCCGCCATCTTTTCCGGGATCGCAAGGATGTCACCACGCTTTTGGGCGCGGTGTCCGGCGTTGATACAGCAAGCAAACACGTAAAGCTCGAAAACGGTGAAGAAATCCCGTTTGATATCCTCGTGCTCGCCACAGGTGCCCGACATGCCTATTTCGGCCATGATGAATGGGGAAAAGATGCGCCGGGCCTCAAAACGCTGGAAGATGCAACCACAATCCGCCGCCGCCTTTTGCTGGCTTTCGAGCGCGCCGAGCGGGAAACCGACCCAGCCAAAAAACAAGCATTATTGACCTTCGGCATCGTTGGCGGCGGACCAACCGGCGTCGAACTGGCTGGGATCATTTCCGAACTTGCAAAACGCACCATATGGCCGGAATTCCGCAACATAGACACCCGACAAACTCGCGTTCTTCTGCTTGAAGCAGGGCCGCGTCTATTGGCAGCTTTTCCGGAGAATCTTTCGGACTACGCGAAAGAGGAACTCGAAAAACTCGGCGTGGAGGTGCGTCTTGGCACACCGGTCAAGGATGTTTCGGCCGAAGGTCTGACGGTTGGTGACAAATTTATCGCATGCCATACCGCAGTGTGGGCTGCAGGTGTTGCCGCATCACCAGCCGCCCGATGGCTGGAAGCCGAAAGCGACAGGGCTGGGCGCGTCAAGGTTCTGCCCAATCTGGCCGTCCCCGGACATAATGATATTTTCGTCATCGGCGATACGGCGAACGTGGAAACGACGGATGGGAAACCTGTTCCCGGAATTGCTCCGGCTGCCAAACAGCAGGGAGCCTATATTGCCAAGGTCTTGCGCAGCCGTATCGAGGGAAAGAAAGCCCCTGCGCCGTTTCGTTATCGCCATCAGGGCAACCTTGCCATCATCGGTAAGAATGCTGCTGTCGTCGATATCGGTCGTATGAAGCTCAAAGGCAGAATGGCCTGGTGGTTCTGGGGCATTAGCCATATCTTTTTCCTGATCGGCACCCGCAGCCGTGCGGCTGTCGCATGGAGCTGGCTGTGGACCTATCTGTCAGGGCAGCATAGCGCACGGCTGATCACCCAGGGCAAAGACACGGAAGATCATAAATAAAACCACCCAGGTGCCACGCAACGGTGGCACCTGGAATTATGAATAATCAGGCTACCTTGCCGAGCATTCCGTGCGGATCAAGTACGAATTTCTTCGCTACCCCCTGATCAAAGCTTTCATAGCCCTGTGCCGCATCTTCCAGCGAAATTATCTCGGCATTGACGATATCGGCAATCGGCAGGCGGTCATGCAGGATTGCCTGCATCAATTGCCGATTGTATTTAAGCACCGGTGTCTGACCGGTATGGAAGGTCTGCGCCTTCGCCCAGCCAAGCCCGAAACGAAGCGACAGACTGCCCTCTTTTGCAGCACTATCGACCGCACCAGGATCTTCCGTCACATAAAGCCCCGGAATGCCGATGGCACCTGCAGGCCGGGTTATCTCCATCATCTGGTTGAGAACAATGGCCGGTTGTTCGCCACCGCTATGGCCTCTTGCCTCAAAGCCCACCGCATCAATGGCGCTATCGACCTCGTTGCTGCCCGTGACTTCGGCGATCATGTCGCCAAGACGGTCGCTTGCCGAGAGATCAATCGGCTCGAAACCGACCTTACGCGCATGATCGAGCCGCTCCTTGTTGAAATCGCCGACCATCACGACGGCAGCTCCCAGAATACGGGCAGAGGCTGCGGCAGCTAAGCCGACCGGTCCGGCACCAGCCACATAGACTACTGAACCCACGCCCACACCTGCCTTGACCGCGCCATGAAAGCCGGTCGGCAGAATGTCGGAGAGCATTGTCAGGTCGCGTATCTTTTCCATAGCACGATCGCGGTCGGGAAACTTCAGCAGATTGAAATCGGCATAGGGCACCGTCACATAACGCGCCTGCCCGCCGATCCAGCCGCCCATATCGACATAGCCAAAGGCACCACCAGCGCGTGACGGATTGACGGTCAGGCAAACACCGGTGTCCTGCGACTTGCAGCAGCGGCAACGCCCGCATGCGACATTGAATGGCACGGAAACAATATCGCCGACATCGAGCATTTCAACGTCACTGCCCTTTTCGATGATTTCGCCGGTGATTTCATGCCCAAGCACCAGTCCCGGCATTGCGGTGGTGCGTCCGCGCACCATGTGCTGATCGGAGCCACATATATTGGTCGAAATAACTTTAAGAATGACGGCATGTTCGAGTTTTCGCCCGTCCGGTGCGGCCAATACCGAATCTTCAATGTCTCGCACTTCGACTTTGCCGGGCCGCAAATAGACGACACCACGGTTCTTGCTCATTCCTGTCTCCTCCTAAGTGGACAA from Brucella sp. BE17 encodes:
- a CDS encoding NAD(P)/FAD-dependent oxidoreductase; the encoded protein is MMEPKVEHIVVVGAGFAGLQLIHGLKGSGVRITLIDQRNHHLFQPLLYQVATTILATSEIAWPIRHLFRDRKDVTTLLGAVSGVDTASKHVKLENGEEIPFDILVLATGARHAYFGHDEWGKDAPGLKTLEDATTIRRRLLLAFERAERETDPAKKQALLTFGIVGGGPTGVELAGIISELAKRTIWPEFRNIDTRQTRVLLLEAGPRLLAAFPENLSDYAKEELEKLGVEVRLGTPVKDVSAEGLTVGDKFIACHTAVWAAGVAASPAARWLEAESDRAGRVKVLPNLAVPGHNDIFVIGDTANVETTDGKPVPGIAPAAKQQGAYIAKVLRSRIEGKKAPAPFRYRHQGNLAIIGKNAAVVDIGRMKLKGRMAWWFWGISHIFFLIGTRSRAAVAWSWLWTYLSGQHSARLITQGKDTEDHK
- the fdhA gene encoding formaldehyde dehydrogenase, glutathione-independent, whose protein sequence is MSKNRGVVYLRPGKVEVRDIEDSVLAAPDGRKLEHAVILKVISTNICGSDQHMVRGRTTAMPGLVLGHEITGEIIEKGSDVEMLDVGDIVSVPFNVACGRCRCCKSQDTGVCLTVNPSRAGGAFGYVDMGGWIGGQARYVTVPYADFNLLKFPDRDRAMEKIRDLTMLSDILPTGFHGAVKAGVGVGSVVYVAGAGPVGLAAAASARILGAAVVMVGDFNKERLDHARKVGFEPIDLSASDRLGDMIAEVTGSNEVDSAIDAVGFEARGHSGGEQPAIVLNQMMEITRPAGAIGIPGLYVTEDPGAVDSAAKEGSLSLRFGLGWAKAQTFHTGQTPVLKYNRQLMQAILHDRLPIADIVNAEIISLEDAAQGYESFDQGVAKKFVLDPHGMLGKVA